The Salinispora tropica CNB-440 genome has a window encoding:
- a CDS encoding M16 family metallopeptidase — protein MSTTRRATIPATRYPVERLTLDNGLRVVLTPDRSAPVIGVAVVYDVGIRSEPEGRTGFAHLFEHLMFQGSENLEKLAHFRHVQGAGGTFNGSTHLDYTDYYETLPGNALERALFLEADRMRGPRLTEENLRNQVDVVKEEIRVNVLNRPYGGFPWLTLPPVLFDTFPNAHDGYGSFTDLESATVADAADFFQHYYASGNAVLAVSGDIDVAEAVELVERHFDDVPARPAPVRPSFVEPDLSAERRVSYTDRLAPLPAVASAWRVPDPISDFAGYLPYTVLAEVLTDGDAARLVERLVQRDRSVTSVGGYLGFMGDPFDVRDPTALLLQAHLPPDGDVDKVLRTVDEELDRLATDGLADGELARIQARMATHLLRDTDAVLGRALRMAVLEQQRGEPGLLNELPRLVGEVTEESVRAAAATLRPQRRATIEVLAGVEQ, from the coding sequence GTGTCGACCACCCGCAGAGCGACGATTCCAGCGACGAGGTACCCCGTCGAGCGACTCACCCTCGACAACGGCCTGCGGGTGGTGCTCACCCCCGACCGCAGCGCCCCAGTGATCGGGGTGGCAGTCGTCTACGACGTCGGCATCCGCTCCGAGCCCGAGGGGCGCACCGGCTTCGCGCACCTCTTCGAACACCTGATGTTCCAGGGTTCGGAGAACCTGGAGAAGCTGGCTCACTTCCGGCACGTACAGGGGGCGGGTGGCACCTTCAACGGCTCCACCCACCTGGACTACACCGACTACTACGAGACGTTGCCGGGCAACGCCCTCGAACGGGCGCTCTTCCTTGAGGCGGACCGGATGCGCGGCCCCCGGTTGACCGAGGAGAACCTGCGCAACCAGGTCGACGTGGTCAAGGAGGAGATTCGGGTCAACGTGCTTAACCGGCCGTACGGCGGGTTTCCCTGGCTCACCCTGCCACCGGTGCTCTTCGACACCTTCCCCAACGCGCACGACGGCTACGGGTCCTTCACCGACCTCGAGTCGGCGACGGTGGCCGACGCCGCCGACTTCTTTCAGCACTACTACGCCAGCGGTAACGCGGTACTGGCGGTCAGCGGCGACATCGACGTAGCCGAGGCGGTCGAGCTGGTCGAGCGGCACTTCGACGATGTGCCAGCCCGTCCGGCCCCCGTCCGGCCAAGCTTCGTCGAGCCGGATCTCTCTGCCGAGCGGCGGGTGTCGTACACCGATCGGCTGGCCCCACTGCCGGCGGTCGCCTCGGCGTGGCGCGTGCCGGACCCGATCAGCGACTTCGCCGGCTACCTCCCGTACACGGTGCTCGCCGAGGTGCTCACCGACGGGGACGCCGCCCGGCTGGTCGAACGGCTGGTCCAGCGGGACAGGTCGGTCACCAGCGTCGGTGGCTACCTGGGTTTCATGGGAGACCCGTTCGATGTCCGCGATCCGACGGCCCTACTGCTCCAGGCGCACCTGCCACCCGACGGCGATGTGGACAAGGTGCTGCGGACGGTGGATGAGGAGCTGGACCGGCTGGCCACCGACGGGCTGGCCGACGGTGAGTTGGCCCGCATCCAGGCCCGGATGGCCACGCACCTGTTGCGCGACACGGACGCGGTGCTCGGCCGGGCCCTGCGGATGGCCGTCCTGGAGCAGCAACGCGGCGAGCCCGGCCTGCTCAACGAGTTGCCCCGGCTGGTCGGCGAGGTCACCGAGGAGTCGGTCCGTGCCGCCGCCGCCACCCTGCGCCCGCAGCGCCGGGCCACCATCGAGGTGCTGGCGGGGGTGGAGCAGTGA